A window of Nocardiopsis sp. Huas11 genomic DNA:
CGGCCTGCACGCCTGGGACTGGTCGGCGCCCGGCCTGGTCGCCACCGAGGCGGGCCTGCGCCTGGGCGGTCTGCGGGGCGGTCCGCCCAGCGAGGACCTGGTGATCGCCGCCCGCCCCGAGCTCTACGCGGAGCTGGAGGCGCTCCTGGCGCCGCTGGGGGCCGACACCGACGGCTGACGGCCCGCGCGAGGGCGCGGGGCGTCCGAGCCCGGGAACGACACGAGGGGCGGGGAACGGCGTGAGCCGTTCCCCGCCCCTCGACCGTCCCGGTCCCTCAGGATCCGGGCGGTGCCGACGAAGGGGTCGTCAGCAGTGGGTGTCGACGCCGTTGCGGGCCGCGATCCGGTACAGGTCCTCCAGTTCCGCGGCGTGCGTGTCGGCGAGGTGGTCGTCTCCGGCGGCCTGGGCCGACTGGAGCGAACGGTAGGTCTCGTTGATGCGGACCTTGATCGCCGCGAGGAACTCGCCCATGACACCTCTTCCAGGGGTAGGCACCGGTACGGGCAGGCCGCACCGGTGTGCATCCGTGTGTGTACGCCGACGTGTGCGCGACCGCGGCCGCCACGTCCCTGTGCGCGTGCCCGTCGCGTCCCGACCGGTGCGGCCGGGGTCCACGCGTGCGTCCCCTACCTGTACCGCACTGTGACACACGTCAAACCACCGCCCCCCGCGCGTAATACTTCCGTGATCGCCTGCGCGGGCCGGCCCCGCTTCCGTAGTCTGGAAAGGCCGCCGTCACAGGGGGTTCACGCGAGGGGTGTCGGCGCGCCGCGTCCACGCCCACCAAGGGCGGGTCGGGGGTGTCCCATGACACATTCTCCTGTTGTGCCCTGTGCTTACTTGTTTCTTATTCTTGATGTGTCAGTTTTGAGATGTGCGGGGATACGTCGCTGCCGACGGTTGGGGGATTCGTCGGCGGCGGCCCCCCGCGCACGAAGGGAGCTGTGAAGCTCCCGGCCGACGCCCGATCTCCGGGCGGGGCAGGAGTACGGTGGTTTACCGGCTCCTTACCCCGGGTGTGAGACAACGGTTGACGCGGCCGGGACCAAGAACGCCGCTGCCGGTGTGTTGGGGGATGCGCCGGCAGCGGCCCCCTTTTTTCCCAGGCATCAACGCTCGAGAAGGACAACGTGCGCGTACTCGTGGTCGAAGACGAACGGGTTCTGGCCGACGCCGTGGCCGTGGGACTGCGCCGCGAGGCGATGGCGGTGGACGTGGTCTACGACGGCGACATGGCCCTGGAGCACACCGCGGTCAACGACTACGATGTGATCGTGCTCGACCGCGACCTGCCCGGAACCCACGGCGACGACGTCGCGCGCACCCTGGTCGAGGAGAGCTACACCGGCCGGATCCTGATGCTCACCGCCTCCGACGGGGTCCAGGACAAGGTCGAGGGCCTGACCATCGGCGCCGACGACTACCTCGCCAAGCCCTTCGCCTTCGCCGAGCTCATCGCCCGCGTGCACGCCCTGGGCCGCCGGTCGGCCCCGCCGCTGCCGCCCGTGCTGGAACGGCACGGCATCACGCTCGACCCGGCCAACCACCGCGTGCACCGCGACGGCCGCGAGATCGCCCTCACGCCCAAGGAGTTCGCCGTCCTGCAGGTCCTCATGCGCGCGCAGGGGACCGTGGTCAGCGCCGAAGGGCTGCTGGAGAAGGCCTGGGACGAGAACGCCGACCCCTTCACCAACGTCGTGCGTGTCACCGTCATGACCCTGCGCAAGAAGATCGGCGACCCGCCGGTCATCCAGACCGTCCCCGGCGCCGGATACCGGCTGTGAGACCGGGCGAGCGCGCCGAGTCGGACCAGGTCGAACCCACCCGACCCGGCGACACCGGAACCTGGCGCCGCCTGCACACCGCCTCGCCCGACCGGGAGGGCGCCGAGCGCTCCGCGGCCGCCGAGCGGGTGTACCGATTCACCGACAACCTCAGCCTGCGGGCGCGGCTCACGCTCATCTACGGGATGCTGTTCTTCGCGGCCGGGTCCGTGCTGGTGCTGGTCAACTACCTCATCGTCGCGGTCCTGCTCAACGCCCTGCTCGCGGAGGAGGGCGCCGCCGAACTGCTGGCCCAGCGCCACCTCATCGAGGAGGTGCTCACCCACGTCACCCGGTTCTCCCTGCTCGCGCTGTTCCTGGTCGGCCTGTTGGCGGTCGCCCTGGGCTACGCGGTGGCCGGGCGCGCCCTGTCGCCGCTGCAGAAGATCACGCGCATCGCCCGCCGCCTGTCGGAGCGCTCCCTGCACGAGCGCATCGCCCTGTCCGGGCCCGACGACGAGATCCGTGAGCTCGCCGACACCTTCGACGGCATGCTGGAGCGCCTGGACCGGGCCTTCGACGGCCAGCGCCGGTTCGTCGCCAACGCCTCGCACGAGCTGCGCACGCCCCTGGCGATCAACCGCACCCTGCTGGAGGTCGCCCTCAGCGCCCCCGAGGTCTCACCCGACCTCAAGAGCGTCGGCCAGACGCTGCTGGAGACCAACGCCCGCCACGAGCGCCTCATCGACGGCCTGCTCTTCCTGGCCAAGAGCGACCGCGAGCTGGAGTCGCGGACCCGGGTCGACCTCGGAGAGGTCGCGGAGACGGTTCTGAGCCAGCTCTCGGGGGACATCGAGGAGTCGGGGCTGCGGCTGCGCCGGGACCTGCGCCCCGGCGCCGTGGTCGGCGATCCGGTCCTGCTGGAGCGGTTGGCCGCCAACCTGGTGGAGAACGCGCTCAAGTACAACGTCGAGGACGGCGAGATCACCGTCCGCAGCGGCATGTACGAGGGCGTGCCGGCCATCCAGGTGGAGAACTCCGGCAAGGTCATCCCCGCCTACGAGATCGAGGGCCTCTTCGAGCCGTTCCGGCGCGGATCGGGCGACCGGGTGGGTTCGGGCCGCAGCGCCGGACTCGGCCTGTCGATCGTGCGCTCGGTGGTGCGCGCCCACGAGGGCGTGGTGACGGCGTGGCCGCGCGCGGGCGGCGGACTGGTCATCACGGTCTGCCTGCCGCTGGCTCCGCCCGAGGCCCCCGAGCGCCGATGAATCCGGGCGCGGTGCATCGAATCGCACTCGGGCCCGCTTCGTGGTATCTATACGTGTCCGAAGACACGCCCACCCGCGTCACGAGCGTCGACCCCGGGTGGGTATGCTTCCCCGGGCGTGGACACGGAGGGAATACCTCCTGACGTGGGCATGTCTTTGTTTTCGCCCATGGCCGGGGGTTTCTTCCACGCTTGTCCGGAGTGGGCGGAAACGGGTTTTCGAGGTCTACGGGAGACCCGACGTTGGGTAGTACGACAGGAACCGATCGGGGTGCGGCCGCCGGTGTGTGGCCGTCTCCGGTCACGGTGCCGAAAAGTACCGCTGACCTGTGAGCGGTGGCCCGGGAGGGGGCACGGTTCACCGATGTCGGGAAAACTCATCGACCGATCCGGGCACAACAGAGGTCTCTCAAGCGTTACACCCGCGCGACGAGGCACTAAACGAGGGGGATGGAGTTAGCAGAGATGGCCACCGACTACGACAGCCCGCGCAAGACTGACGAGGACATCAACGAGGACAGCCTCCAGGAGCTGCAGGCGCGGCGCGTGGACAAGGGCACCGGCACGATCGACGTCGACCCCGACGAGGCCAACGAAGGGCTCGAACTGCCCGGAGCGGACCTGTCCGGCGAGGAGCTCGCGGTCCGCGTGCTCCCGCGTCAGGCCGACGAGTTCACCTGCTCGCGCTGCTTCCTTGTGCACCACCGCAGTCAGCTCGCCGAACAGCGCGCCGGCCAGCTGGTCTGCAAGGAGTGCACCTGACCGGAGGGAACGGGCACCCGCCGTTCCGCTCCCAGAGCCGTCCCCAGACGCCGACCGAACGCGCCATGACCCGATGCGTCCCCTCCGGGGGCGCATCGCGCGTGTAGGGGGTTACCCTGCGGGGGTACCCGACACGCAGGGATACGAGGAGGGGCCGTGGACGACGACCAGAACCCCGAGGACACCCCGGAGGGCGCGGGCGGCGACGCCGAGCGCCGTGCGGTCGAGCGACGTGAGGTGGGCGTCCTCGTGGGACGCATCCTCTCCGAGGACCTGGCCACCACCGACGGGGACGCCGCCGAAGGCCCGGGCGCGGCCGAGCGCCGCCGACGACTGCGCGAACTCGTCACCGCCCTGGGAACCAGCGCCCGGTCCGCCGGACTGCGCGGTGTGGCCGCCGGACGGTGGCTGAGCGAGACGTTCGCCGAGGAGATCGCCCCCCGCGTCCCCATCCGCGACCACGCCACACTCGTGCGCCACCACGGCGGCCTGGACGGCGAGGAGCTCGCCGACGCCCTCCAGCGCACCGCGGTACGCACCACCACCGCCGTCGGTATGGCCGGCGGGGCCCTGTCGGCCGTGCAGTGGGCCGCGCCCCCGCTCCTGTTGGGCACGCCCGCGCGCCTGGCGGCGGAGACGCTGCTGGTCGCGGCGGTCGAGGTCAAGCTCATCGGTGAGCTGCACGAACTCCACGACGCACCGGTGGTCGCGGACGGCGCCCTGCGCCGCAACGCGGGCTATCTGGGCGCCTGGGTGCACCGCCGGGGCGTGGACCCCACCAAACCCGAGGAGACCCTCCTGCTGGCGGTGGGCGCGGCCGCCAAGACCGCGCTGCGCGACCGCCTGCTGCGGCTGATGGGCCGCAACCTCACCACCCTGGGCCCCTACCTCACCGGTGCCGTCGCCGGCGGCATCGTCAACCGCCTGTCCACCGGCGCCCTGGCGGCCAAGGTGCGGGCCGACCTGCGAGCCCAGAGCATCACCCGCGGCGAGGCGACCGGGGAACTGGAGTCCTGAACGCGGACCGGACCCGGCGGGGAGCGGCGCTCGCCGTCCCCCGCCGGGTGTGTGTACCGCGCCGGAGGCGTCCGTGGAGGGAAGCCCGCCCTCCCGCGTAGCGGCCCACGGGTGGTGGTGGGCGACGGGAGGGCCCGGCAGGTCCCCTCAGTCGGAGATGAGTTCCGGCTCCAGGCCGGCCGAGCCGAGCACCTTCTTGCGCGTGGCGCGCACGGCCAGCACTCGCGCCACCTCCACGCCCACGCCCGCCAGCACGGCCCAGCTCAGAGCGCGGCCGAGGCTCACCTCGGGGGACTCCAGGTCCGTCGGGGGCTCTTCTCCGGTCGCACGCGTCCAGGCGAAGGTCAGGGCCTTGCGTGCCACGAACTCCGCCGCGAACCCCGCCGCGAAGCCGAGGAGTGCGGGACCGAGTTCACCGCCGTCCTTCTTAGCCATGTGAATCGTTCACCGTTTCCGTTGTGCGTACGCTGGTGCGCGGGCCGCGCACCCTCTGCGTACGGAATCCTTTCACGCCCGGGACGCCGAACACAGGGGGCCCGACAGGGTGTCCGCGCTCCGGTGCCGGCCTCGTCCAGAAGGCGGAGCGAACACGCGTCGAAGAGCACTAACATTGGCGCATGACCAACGG
This region includes:
- a CDS encoding response regulator transcription factor; the encoded protein is MRVLVVEDERVLADAVAVGLRREAMAVDVVYDGDMALEHTAVNDYDVIVLDRDLPGTHGDDVARTLVEESYTGRILMLTASDGVQDKVEGLTIGADDYLAKPFAFAELIARVHALGRRSAPPLPPVLERHGITLDPANHRVHRDGREIALTPKEFAVLQVLMRAQGTVVSAEGLLEKAWDENADPFTNVVRVTVMTLRKKIGDPPVIQTVPGAGYRL
- a CDS encoding cell wall metabolism sensor histidine kinase WalK — protein: MRPGERAESDQVEPTRPGDTGTWRRLHTASPDREGAERSAAAERVYRFTDNLSLRARLTLIYGMLFFAAGSVLVLVNYLIVAVLLNALLAEEGAAELLAQRHLIEEVLTHVTRFSLLALFLVGLLAVALGYAVAGRALSPLQKITRIARRLSERSLHERIALSGPDDEIRELADTFDGMLERLDRAFDGQRRFVANASHELRTPLAINRTLLEVALSAPEVSPDLKSVGQTLLETNARHERLIDGLLFLAKSDRELESRTRVDLGEVAETVLSQLSGDIEESGLRLRRDLRPGAVVGDPVLLERLAANLVENALKYNVEDGEITVRSGMYEGVPAIQVENSGKVIPAYEIEGLFEPFRRGSGDRVGSGRSAGLGLSIVRSVVRAHEGVVTAWPRAGGGLVITVCLPLAPPEAPERR
- a CDS encoding DUF4193 domain-containing protein, with amino-acid sequence MATDYDSPRKTDEDINEDSLQELQARRVDKGTGTIDVDPDEANEGLELPGADLSGEELAVRVLPRQADEFTCSRCFLVHHRSQLAEQRAGQLVCKECT
- a CDS encoding DUF4235 domain-containing protein; protein product: MAKKDGGELGPALLGFAAGFAAEFVARKALTFAWTRATGEEPPTDLESPEVSLGRALSWAVLAGVGVEVARVLAVRATRKKVLGSAGLEPELISD